The Proteiniphilum propionicum genome contains the following window.
TGGTTATAACGTCAGATATAATATTTTAATGTGCAATTTACAGAATTTTTGTGATAAATATTCTTATGAATTTAATTTTTAATCTGAATTGAGAGCCACTTCAGTCTTTTATATCATCAAAATGGTTGTCTGAGGACAAAAACCGTGAGAATTGTGTACATTTGCACTCTGTTGTGAAAATAATCAAAAGAGGAAAAAGATGGTTTACAGGTATGATTTTCTGGTAATTGGTTCAGGTATTGCCGGAATGAGCTTTGCACTGAAAGTGGCAAAGCAGGGAAGAGTGGCAATTGTAGCGAAAAATTCGCTTGAGGATGCAAATACATTTTATGCACAGGGAGGAATAGCTTCGGTAACAAATCCATGGGACAATTTTGAGAAACATATCGCTGATACACTTGACGCCGGTGGTGGCCTCTGTGATGTTCGTGTAGTGGAGAAAGTGGTTCGTGAAGCACCCGCTCAAATAAAGGAGTTGATTAGCTGGGGGGTGGATTTCGATAAAGACGACAAGGGAAATTTCGACCTTCATCGAGAAGGCGGCCATTCTGAATTTCGAATACTTCATCATAAAGACAGTACCGGAGCGGAAATACAGGTAAGTTTGATAGAAGCTGTCCGGAATCATCCCAATATTGATGTGTTAGATCATCATTTCGCTATAGAAATACTTACTCAGCATCATTTAGGACAGGTGGTAACGCGTCATACACCCGGTATTGAGTGTTACGGAGCCTATATCCTTGATCAGGATACCAACGAAATTGATACATTCCTTTCGCGTGTTACAATGATGGCTACCGGTGGTATCGGGTCGGTCTATCAAACAACAACCAATCCGCTTGTTGCTACAGGTGATGGCATTGCTATGGTAGCACGGGCAAAGGGTGAGATAAAAGGAATGGAGTTTGTGCAGTTTCATCCCACGGCACTTTATCATCCCGGAGCACGTCCTTCTTTTCTTATAACAGAGGCTATGCGAGGTTATGGGGGGATACTAAAAACGATTGAGGGTAAGGAGTTTATGCATAAATATGATAAACGGGGGTCACTCGCGCCTCGCGATATAGTAGCAAGGGCAATTGATACGGAGATGAAAGAACGTGGTTATGAACATGTTTATTTGGATGTTACACATAAAGACCCTGAAGAGACCCGTAATCACTTTCCAGGCATCTACAAAAAATGTCTCTCCTATAGTATAGATATTACAAAAGATATGATTCCGGTTGCTCCCGCTGCGCATTATTTGTGCGGAGGTATAAAGGTCAATATAAACGGAGAAACAAGCATTGGCCGTTTGTATGCAAACGGAGAGTGTGCCTGTACCGGCCTTCATGGTGCTAACAGGCTTGCCTCCAACTCGTTAATAGAGGCAGTTGTTTTTGCTGACGCAGCAGCCAGGCATTCGCTCCCTCTCTTCAAAAAATTTGGGTTTCAGGAGAATATACCGCCATGGAATGCAGAAGGGACAACATCACCTGAAGAGATGGTGCTTATTACGCAGAGTTATAAGGAGGTAGGGCAGATTATGTCGTCTTATGTGGGAATAGTACGTTCAGATCTTCGTCTGCAGCGTGCATTGGACAGGTTGGATATTCTGTTCAGGGAGACAGAGGATTTTTTCCAGCGCTCAGTAGTGTCACGCGATATTTGTGAATTGCGTAATATTATAAAAGTGGGTTATATGGTCATTAAACAGGCCATGGCCAGAAAGGAGAGTAGGGGATTGCACTTTACAATAGATTACCCTTTTCAGGATCCGGACTCTGTCCTTTAATGCCATATTGATTTATTTGATAGATGGAGAGAAACAGTACAAGATGAAAAAAGGAAGAATGAAGAAAACCATTAACATAAAAGGAGAGTTGATAGATCTCTCCACACCATTGGTGATGGGGATTGTAAATATTACTCCAGATTCTTTTTTCTCCGGAAGCAGAAAGAACTCGGAAACCGAGATTATAGAAAGGTGCCATCAGATACTTGAAGAGGGTGGAACCATTATCGATATAGGGGCACAGTCCACTACCCCGGCTTCTTCTTTCCTAACGGCAAATGAGGAGGCTGGAAGACTGATGCCTGCACTGAAGTTGGTGCGAAATGAATTTCCCGATGCCATAATCTCCGTTGATACCTTTCATGCTGATGTGGCAAAGCAATCGGTAGAGAAGTATGGAGTGAACATAATAAATGATATTTCGGGGGGCCAGATAGATAGCCGCATGTTCCCGGTTGTGGCAGAACTGAATGTGCCTTATATACTTATGCATATGAGAGGAGTACCTCAAACAATGCAACAGTTTACAGATTATGAAAATTTTATTCAGGAGATTCTCTACTATTTTTCAGAACGCAAGGCAAAGCTGAATCTCCTTGGAGTTAACGATATAATTATTGATCCGGGTTTCGGATTTAGTAAAACCCTATCTCAAAACTATGAATTGATGGCTTATCTGAAATATTTTCATATCTTTGAAGAGCCGATACTGGTAGGTATATCGAGAAAGTCGATGATCTACAAGTTGCTCCAATCCACTCCGGAAGGAAGTCTAAACGGCACATCAGTGCTTAATACAGTTGCCCTGCTCTCCGGTGCCTCTTTCTTACGGGTTCACGATGTGAAAGAGGCTGTGGAATGCATAAGAATTGTCGGGAAGATAGCAGAATTTGACACATAATTTGTATGTTTGCACACTTCGGAATAAAAGATTTCATAGACGTACTTCTGGTAGCGTTTCTTCTTTATTACCTCTTCAGGCTGGTAAAAATTTCCGGCTTACGTCCTCTGTTCATTGGGATTCTGGTGTTTATGGTGATCTGGATTCTGGTGTCTCGAGTTTTCAATATGGTTCTGCTAGGTTCCATTCTCGATCAGTTTGTGAGTGTGGGATTGTTCTTGCTTGTAATTCTTTTCCAGGATGAGATACGCCGTTTTCTGATGTCTTTAGGATCTAAAAGAGGATGGAATTTCATCACCAAGCTGTTTTTTCCAAGTGAAAAGCAGAAGAAAGACAACTCTCATCTTACTGCTATAGTGCTTGCCTGCATGAATATGTCGAGAGCCAATACCGGTGCACTTATAGCTATTCAGGGCGACATTCATTTGGGACTTTATGAACAGACTGGAGAAATTGTGAATGCTGATATATCATCGCGGCTAGTAGAGAATATTTTTTTTAAAAACAGTCCATTGCACGATGGCGCAATGATTGTTGTAGGAACAAAAATCAAGGCTGCCGGATGCATACTGCCCATTTCTCAAAATCCAAATATTCCAACTCATCTAGGGTTGAGGCATAGAGCCGGGTTAGGCATCTCACAGGAGACTGATGCTAAAGTTATCATTGTTTCAGAAGAGAGGGGTAAGATTTCATTTGCTTCACAGGGACGCCTGAAGATGAATATTTCTCCAGAAGACCTTCAACGCTTGTTGATAGAGGAATAAAAGGATGATATTAAAAGAACTGTCAATAATAAATTATAAGAACCTTGCCCAGGCAGAACTGCAATTTTCTCCGAAGATAAACTGTTTTATAGGTGACAATGGAATGGGGAAAACAAACTTGCTTGATGCGGTCTATTACCTGTCGTTCTGCAGAAGTTATACCAATCCTGTCGATTCTCAGATTATCAAGCATGATGAGGATGTATGCATGTTGCAGGGAAGATACGAGTTCGAAGATGCTTCGAATGAAGAGATATATTGTGGAATACGTAGAAGGCAGAAAAAGCAGTTTAAGCGTAACAAGAAGGAGTATGAAAGGCTTTCTGATCATATTGGCTTGATTCCTCTGGTAATGGTGTCTCCGGCCGATAACGAACTGATTACCGGGGTAAGCGAAGTGCGCCGCAAGTTTATGGACATTGCCGTATCCCAGTTTGATAAAGAGTATCTTCGTGCACTGGTAAGATATACGAAAGCTCTGCAGCAAAGGAATGTGCTTCTGAAAAACGAAGAGAGGTATATAGATTTTACCTTGCTTGAACTCTGGGAAGATCAAATGGTTGAAGATGGCACATTCATTTACCGAAAGAGGAAAGATTTTATCAGGGAATTTACACCTATCTTCAACGATTTTTACTCCCGGATCAGTCAATCGGGTGAGAGTGTTTCATTCGATTATATTTCTCCGTTAAATGATGGTGATTTTAGCAAAATGCTATACTCAAACCGGCAGCGTGACATAATACTTGGGCACACTACTGTGGGTGTACACCGTGATGAGCTTGAGATGCTGTTAAATGGTTACCCCATAAAAAAAGTGGGCTCTCAAGGTCAGAACAAAACATATTTTGTATCACTCAAGTTGGCACAATTTCATTTTCTGTTGCAAACAGGGAATACTACTCCAATATTGTTGCTCGATGATATTTTCGACAGGCTTGATGCCAACAGGGTGGAAGAGATTGTTAAACTTGTTTCGGGCCCTGGGTTTGGACAAATTTTCATATCTGACACCAATAGAGGCTCGCTTGATAAAATTCTGGAAAGGATACATAATTCATCTCAAATTTTCTCAGTAGTAGACGGAGAGATAAAACCTATGAATGATTAAGATCGCATGTTGAAGAAAAATACACAACCTTTATCGAAGGCACTTTCAGACTTTTTTGAAGAAAACAGTGCCTTGAAGAACAAGATGGCTGAACACCGCGCCATAAGAGGGTGGGGTGAAGTCCTGGGAGAGGCTGTGTCAAAATATACCGGAAATGTATATTTCAATCGGGGTGTCCTCTATGTGCAACTTACATCGGCTGTTCTTCGTGCAGAGCTGTTGATGAACAAGGAGGGGCTGATTAAAAAATTAAACGATCATGCCGGGCTTCCAATTATAAGGGATATTGTGATCAGATAAAAATTTGTGTTCTTTGTATCACTGCGTTTCATTAACTATCTGAAACCGGTGACAGTATGCATTATTCGTTACATAAATGGTATTTCTGTGTGACATAACTCCTGCGATGTTGACTGGCATAAGACCACTAATCAGCTCTTTTCTGAACTCGCCTTCAAATAAGAACACTCTCTTTTTTCAACAATAGCTATCAGGGGATGGTGTGGGTTAGAAAAATGCTGAAATACCGAGATAAAGCCCGCTTGGATGAGGTGAATTGGTGTGTTGCATCAAGTCGTAGTTTAATGTTACATGCGAACTTTCAAGCCTGAATCCGGCACCTGCTACCAGTGACGGCGCGTATCCCCTGCTAGAAATGGATTCTTCATGTGATTCGGGCCTTAATTCAGACCAGGTGTAGTTTATCTCCGGCTGTATGAATATTGTGATAAAACGTACAGGGTAAAAATAACCAAATACGTTTGCCCCAAGCAGATTGTTTTTTATTTCATAATCATACGTTTTTGACCTTTTGTAATAATATTTAATCCCGGCTCCTGCCATTAAATGGTTGTTGAATTGATATCCCAGCTGAGGGCCTAGTCCAATATTTGTGAAGTTATGGCTTATCGAAAGGCCAAAGTCTGCACCAAAAAGAAGTTTACTTTTATCGAATGCCGGTATGTGGTTATCTTTATTATCTCTGCTTGCTGAATGATATGTTTTATTATCCGTCTTTTTTCGTTGTTGGTAGAGATGGATATTGCGTTCGTCATTCGGAGATACTCTGATTGTATCGTAAGTGATAATCTGTGCTTTAGCTGTCAGTGGAAAAATCAGTAATAAAATTAAATAGAACTTTTGCATAATCAGATCTCAGTTTTTTTAGGGATGTTCAAAAATCACTACCCTGTTCAAGTATTGTTGAAATTAGATTTAAATAACTTATTAAAGTGGGCTCATTCATTAAACCTTCGCAAATTGCTAAAACATATCACCAGTTATAGCTGCGAAAGTTAAGCAAATAAAAAAGAAGTTGAACACAGGCCCAACTTCTATATTTTTAGATTTTTGCTGACCGGATTACTCGGCCGGCGTTCCCTCTTCGGGTGTAGGCTGAGCAGGCACCTGTGAAGGAACAGGCATACCCGGGGCCACATCCGGAGCTGTTGATGGGCTAAGCGGTGCAGTTTGCTGCACTTCTACCTGTGATTGTGGAGCATTTGTGCGTGAGGCTGTGTATTTAGCCGTTAAGATGCTAAGAACAATCACAATACCGGCCAGTGTCCAGGTGAATTTTTCCAGGAAGTCGGTCGTTTTCCGTACACCCATGATCTGGTTCGATGACGAGAAGCCGCTAGCAAGGCCTCCACCTTTCGATTTCTGTACCAAAACAGCCAGAATCATCAGGATGGACGCAAGCAAGATAAGGATTGTAATAAAAATATACATATTTTATTTGTTTTTTTTATTATCGTTAATAATCAATAACTCAAGAAAACGAATTTGGTCTGCAAAGTAAGCACTTTTTTTTGGAAAATTCAAACTTACTCTTTTAATTATTGTGAGTGCCTGCTCATATTTTTTCTGTTTGATGTATATTTTTGCCAGCGTTTCGGTCAGGAACTCACCTGTTTCATCTTCATCTTCATTTTCACTACCTGAGCTCAGAGCAATACTGTCCGGAACCTTTTCTCCTGGTATAAAAATTGCGTCATTTTCTGCTTTTTCTATAAAAGCATCTATGATATCGTGATGCTGAAGCTTTTGGCCTTTTGCCTGTTCAGTCACCATGTTAACACCCAGATGATTGAGATATGATAAATAGTCGGTAGAAACAATATTCAACTCTGCATCATCAATGCATGACTGTGACGGTTTACTCTTAGATAGAGATGAGAGAAACGACTCCAGCAGCTCCTCAGTCCTGTCGCCTGTCTCACAATCGGGCTTTTTCTGATTTGCCATAAGTCCTTTATAATCATCATTAAAAATATGGTAAAACAGTCTTTTTCTGTCTGCACACAGAATAGCTGTTCTTCCAAGTTCTTCGTTATACCTTTCATTATCTGTTACTTTAAGGTTCTTTGTAAGCAAAAGCCTTGAAGTTTGAAAATATGGGTATTCATTTATCACCTCTTCAAGTTTATCCAAAGTTGCGATATCCAGTGTGCCGGGATTGGAGATAAGAGTATACAGATCTTCTTTTTGCATATTGTTACCAGTTAGCCATTGTAGCATTAAATATCTGATCTATAATCTCATCAGTAAGCTCTTTAATAAGTTGATCCTGAACTGTATCGAACAAAGTATTACTGGGAAAGGTTCTGTTTGCAGAGAATCTCTCCTCAACTTCGGGAGCATCTGTCTTATTGTTCCTGAAACGCATCCTTACAGTCATGGTAAGTCGTGTTTCTGAAGCAAAAGCATCCTCTTGTACAGCCAAAGGTGTAAGCTCGTATCCCACTATCTCGCCCTCAATCTCCATATCGCCGTTCCTGTCAACCAGCTGAAGGCGCGTGTTGCGGGTGAACATATCCTTCATCTCTTCATTGAATCTTTGCTCAAGAGGTGGATACACCAGTGGAGCCTGATTGATGAAATGTCCTATATATAGCGTTTTGGTAAGATTATAATCTATAGAAGCTGTCCTGAAAGAGTAGGATATTTTGCATGAGTTCAATGCAAACAACAAAATGAGAATGTAAATACTCTGTTTCATACGATTAATCAGTTTTTTCCCTTTATAGATCTGAATTCAGAAGTGAGGAAGATGTAGGCTCTGATAGTTTGAAATCTGTTATGGTTAGTTGCTTTTTGATCTTATAGGTTGTACTCCTTGATTTTGCGATAAAGAGTACGTTCCGAGATACCCAAGTCGTTTGCGGCAAGTTTCCTCTTTCCGTTATGGCGTTCCAGTGCTTTAGCTATCATCTCTTTCTCTACCTCGCTGATTGATAATGCGGCCTCTTCATATTCAGTAGCTTCCTGGATATCATTCTTGTCGGGCTCGTCAATGGATATTTTTTGTGGGACAACTTCATATTTCATGGGTACTGACACCCTTTTATTGTCATTTGTAATAATTGACGACTGGTGGATATCGGAGGATGAGGAGTCGAAAGATGCTGAATGCTGAACGTGTGATGAATCTTTCATAATACTCTTAACTGCCTGTTTGAGATCGGTAATATCTTTTTTCATATCGAAAAGCACTTGGTAAAGAATCTCGCGTTCGTTTGCAAACAGTTTATGCTCCCTTCCCTGAATCTGGGAAACCGAAACAGGCAGCATGCCTACTTCGTTGTAAGGCAGATACTTCTGAAGGATATCAGTTGTGATCATGCGTTCTTGTTCGATGATCGAAACCTGTTCAGTTATATTTTTCAATTGACGGACATTGCCTGGCCAGCGATAGTTCTTCAGCATCTCCCTGCCATCTTCCGAAAGAGTGATGGGTGGCATCATATATTTTTCACTGCAGTCGCCTGCGAACTTACGGAACAGGAGAGGGATATCTTCTTTCCTGTCGCGCAACGGGGGGATGCGTATAGGCACCGAGTTCAGGCGATAATAGAGGTCTTCGCGAAATTTCCCTATCTCTACAGCTTTCACCATATCGAGGTTGGTGGCAGCGACTACACGAACATTACTTTTTTCAACCTTCGATGAGCCTACTTTTATAAACTCTCCGCTTTCCAGCACTCGGAGAAGGCGTGCCTGAGTTGAAAGAGGCAGTTCTCCTACTTCATCAAGGAAGAGTGTACCTCCATCGGCTACTTCAAAGTAGCCTTTCCTGGTTCCCGTAGCACCTGTGAAAGAGCCTTTTTCGTGTCCGAAAAGTTCCGAATCAATGGTCCCTTCGGGGATGGACCCGCAATTTATGGCAAAGTAGGGGCCATGCTTGCGGTTACTGTATTGATGTATGATCTGAGGAAAATTTTCTTTTCCGGTTCCGCTCTCTCCGGTGATAAGTACCGACAGGTCGGTTGGAGCCACCTGTAAGGCTACATCAATGGCACGATCAAGCATGGCATCATTGCCTATGATACCAAAACGTTGTTTCACCTGTTGTATTGAATGCTTTACCATAAGTGTGGCTGTTGTACTGTTTGAGATTAACAAAGATAGCAATTAATTTATTTTTTTCCTAAAGCGTATGTTTTTGCTTTCAGAAATTCTCCCAGGCTTTTAGTGTCATCTTCAAACAGTTCAATAACATCGGGTGTAATGGGTTCACCGAAGGTGATGACTATCTCTTTCCCTTTTTTGTTATACATTTCGTGGCATAACCTGAGGTTTCGGACTTTCCATCCGAATATTCTCGAAAAATAGAACGAAAGGCTGTTTCTGCCTGATATATGCATTGGGATAACGGGTACCTTTACCTTTTGAATAATCTTCAGTACAGCCGGCTGCCACTCCCGGTCTTCTATAACGATTTTCCCATTTTTTAAAACCATATTTGACACTGCTCCAGCAGGGAAAAAACCAAGCGGATACCCTTTCCGCACATGCGAAATGCTTTCTCTTATGCCGGCATAGGTGATACTGTTCTTTTCTGCATATTTCATCGGATTAACTGTAATAAAATTCTCTGCCATAGTGTCAATTAATCCCAGAATTACGTTTACCATCATTTTGTAATTCTCCACATGGCTGCCTACCGTCTCGATAGCTGCAATACCATCGATATGTCCGTAGGCATGATTTGATACAGTAATAAAAGGGCTGCCCTTGCAGTTATCCAGAATTTCCAAATTTTTGATAGTCCTGATAATTTCCAGATTATCCAAAACATCCTTGCAGAAAGCCGGGCCTGTAAGGTGTTTTGATCTATTGTAAATCTCATTCGGAACATGTAAGGCAGATATTTTTACACCAAAATCGATGATCTTATCTCCATATTTTCCACGGAACACGGGATGCAGCTTCCTCAGGTCTTCGCGGCTAATTAATGCATCTTTCATATCCTGTCTATTTAATTCAATTGCCACGTCAAAAAGATGATGTGGCAATTGAGTGATAAAAACATATGACTGTTATGCTATATTAGGTGAGTTCTTTAATAAGGTTTATTATATCTTTACCTATCTCTTCTGCCTCCTCCATAGAGTGTGCCTCAGAGTAAACGCGTATAATTGGTTCAGTATTGGACTTTCTCAAGTGGACCCATTTGTCCGGAAAATCTATCTTCACTCCATCGATATCAGTTACCTGCTGGTCGCTGAATTTTTCTTTCATCTTTTCAAGAACAGAGTCAGTATCTATTTCGGGTGTGAGTTCTACCTTCTGTTTAGCCATATAGTATGAGGGATATATCTTTTTCAGCTCAGATGGTTTCTTACCCGATTTAGCGAGGTGTGTAAGAAAAAGAGCAACACCAACAAGTGCGTCCCGTCCGTAGTGTGAGGCGGGATAGATAACCCCTCCGTTACCTTCTCCACCAATCACAGCGTTCACCTCTTTCATCCTGGCAACAACATTAACCTCACCAACGGCTGCCGCATGGTATTCTCCGCCTCTCTCAAGTGTGACATCTCTTAAGGCGCGGCTTGAGCTCAGGTTGGAGACAGTGTTGCCCGGAGTATTTTGCAAAACGTAGTCTGAAACGGCTACAAGTGTATACTCTTCGCCAAAAGGTTCACCATTTTCACAATAGATGGCAAGCCGGTCCACGTCAGGGTCAACCGCGAATCCAACGTTTGCCTTAGAGCTTCTTGTAAGTGAAGAGAGCTCTGTCAGGTGTTGAGGTAGTGGCTCAGGATTATGTGAGAAATTACCATGTGGTGCACAGTGAAGCTTAAATATCTCTTTAACTCCTAAGGCATAGAGTAATTCAGGGATTGCAATTCCTCCTACAGAGTTTACACAATCTATGGCTACACGGAAATTGGCAGCTTTAATAGCTTCTTTATCTACCAGTTCCAGGGACAGAACACTTTGAATATGTTCGTGAAGATATTGCTTCTGTGTAATTATACCCAGATCATCTACCTGAGAGAATGCAAAATCTTCTTCTTCGGCAATGGCGAGAATCTGTTGCCCCTCATCCGCATTAAGAAATTCCCCTTTGTTATTAAGGAGTTTCAGCGCATTCCACTGCTTTGGGTTATGACTAGCCGTGATAATTATTCCTCCGGAGGCGTTTTCCTTTATTACTGCTATCTCTGTTGTGGGGGTAGTAGCCATTCCAATATCAGTTACGTTGCAGCCCATCCCCATGAGGGCCCCAGTGACTATGCGGTGTACCATCTCACCTGAGATTCGGGCATCGCGGCCTACTACTATTACAGGTTTCTTCACCTGTAATGAATTTTTAATAAATGTTGCATAGGCAGCAGTAAACTTCACTATGTCGAGTGGAGTGAGGTTGTTTCCTGTTGCACCACCTATTGTCCCTCTGATGCCGGATATGGATTTAATCAATGTCATATGGATTCTGATTTTCTAAATTATATTGAACCTGAATGATGCGAAAAAAGATAATCTGACGTCCATTTTCTGTTTTAATGAATATTTCCGTCAGCCAATCACTTGTTTATATGATTTTCAAACCTGTATGAAACCTCATCGTAATATGTTGGTTGGTATTGAGACCTGTCGTAAGAAGATCCCACCTCGAAAGGCACAATCATTTTTACCTTTCCGTTATGGCCTATATATAACAGAGGCACAGCCCACGCCGGGGTTCCGTAGCTGTTCTTGTTAGATGAAGTAACAGGGCCTAAAAATTCAAGCTCTTCGGGGAAGGTGCTCTGAGAATTGGAATACCTTATAGTGTCGTTAGACATAAAATATTGCAACCCTTTGAAACGAATAAACACCTTCTCTCTCCACTGTACCCTCCACTGTTTGCTATCAGTTGTATCTCCGTAAGAGATTATGTTAAAGTAAACTCCTGTATTCGGATCTTTATAAAACTCTTTTTCTTCGAAATTGCCATTTTCAGGGAATTTGTCCAGGATAGCAAAATTGTTCTTTGCAATAAACAGGTTGATTGCCCTAGATTCATCTTTCAGGTAGTCGGCATACGACTTCCTGTCATTGCAAGAAATTATTAGAATCAGCAGCCCGATGAGCAAAAAAGGAATTATATTTATTTTCTTCATAAAATTAATTCAATATTAAAAAAATCCGTACACCGAAATCCAAGTTACAAAATTAAACAATCTACGTAAAAAACACATCTATTACACCGAAATAAACATTATCTATTCTTAAAAATGGGTTAAAGTTCGTTGTTGGCTTTTCGAAGCTTATCTTCATATGCTTTGAGTCCGTCTGAAAAAATACGAAGCGCCTCTTCTAATGAACCAATATGTTCTCCTCCTGAAGCATTCAGATGCCCACCACCGTTAAAGAATTCCGCTGCAAACTCGTTGCAAGGGAATG
Protein-coding sequences here:
- the nadB gene encoding L-aspartate oxidase, with the translated sequence MVYRYDFLVIGSGIAGMSFALKVAKQGRVAIVAKNSLEDANTFYAQGGIASVTNPWDNFEKHIADTLDAGGGLCDVRVVEKVVREAPAQIKELISWGVDFDKDDKGNFDLHREGGHSEFRILHHKDSTGAEIQVSLIEAVRNHPNIDVLDHHFAIEILTQHHLGQVVTRHTPGIECYGAYILDQDTNEIDTFLSRVTMMATGGIGSVYQTTTNPLVATGDGIAMVARAKGEIKGMEFVQFHPTALYHPGARPSFLITEAMRGYGGILKTIEGKEFMHKYDKRGSLAPRDIVARAIDTEMKERGYEHVYLDVTHKDPEETRNHFPGIYKKCLSYSIDITKDMIPVAPAAHYLCGGIKVNINGETSIGRLYANGECACTGLHGANRLASNSLIEAVVFADAAARHSLPLFKKFGFQENIPPWNAEGTTSPEEMVLITQSYKEVGQIMSSYVGIVRSDLRLQRALDRLDILFRETEDFFQRSVVSRDICELRNIIKVGYMVIKQAMARKESRGLHFTIDYPFQDPDSVL
- the recF gene encoding DNA replication/repair protein RecF (All proteins in this family for which functions are known are DNA-binding proteins that assist the filamentation of RecA onto DNA for the initiation of recombination or recombinational repair.) — its product is MILKELSIINYKNLAQAELQFSPKINCFIGDNGMGKTNLLDAVYYLSFCRSYTNPVDSQIIKHDEDVCMLQGRYEFEDASNEEIYCGIRRRQKKQFKRNKKEYERLSDHIGLIPLVMVSPADNELITGVSEVRRKFMDIAVSQFDKEYLRALVRYTKALQQRNVLLKNEERYIDFTLLELWEDQMVEDGTFIYRKRKDFIREFTPIFNDFYSRISQSGESVSFDYISPLNDGDFSKMLYSNRQRDIILGHTTVGVHRDELEMLLNGYPIKKVGSQGQNKTYFVSLKLAQFHFLLQTGNTTPILLLDDIFDRLDANRVEEIVKLVSGPGFGQIFISDTNRGSLDKILERIHNSSQIFSVVDGEIKPMND
- the cdaA gene encoding diadenylate cyclase CdaA; this translates as MFAHFGIKDFIDVLLVAFLLYYLFRLVKISGLRPLFIGILVFMVIWILVSRVFNMVLLGSILDQFVSVGLFLLVILFQDEIRRFLMSLGSKRGWNFITKLFFPSEKQKKDNSHLTAIVLACMNMSRANTGALIAIQGDIHLGLYEQTGEIVNADISSRLVENIFFKNSPLHDGAMIVVGTKIKAAGCILPISQNPNIPTHLGLRHRAGLGISQETDAKVIIVSEERGKISFASQGRLKMNISPEDLQRLLIEE
- the secG gene encoding preprotein translocase subunit SecG, whose protein sequence is MYIFITILILLASILMILAVLVQKSKGGGLASGFSSSNQIMGVRKTTDFLEKFTWTLAGIVIVLSILTAKYTASRTNAPQSQVEVQQTAPLSPSTAPDVAPGMPVPSQVPAQPTPEEGTPAE
- a CDS encoding DUF721 domain-containing protein produces the protein MLKKNTQPLSKALSDFFEENSALKNKMAEHRAIRGWGEVLGEAVSKYTGNVYFNRGVLYVQLTSAVLRAELLMNKEGLIKKLNDHAGLPIIRDIVIR
- a CDS encoding outer membrane beta-barrel protein: MQKFYLILLLIFPLTAKAQIITYDTIRVSPNDERNIHLYQQRKKTDNKTYHSASRDNKDNHIPAFDKSKLLFGADFGLSISHNFTNIGLGPQLGYQFNNHLMAGAGIKYYYKRSKTYDYEIKNNLLGANVFGYFYPVRFITIFIQPEINYTWSELRPESHEESISSRGYAPSLVAGAGFRLESSHVTLNYDLMQHTNSPHPSGLYLGISAFF
- a CDS encoding sigma-54 interaction domain-containing protein, with amino-acid sequence MVKHSIQQVKQRFGIIGNDAMLDRAIDVALQVAPTDLSVLITGESGTGKENFPQIIHQYSNRKHGPYFAINCGSIPEGTIDSELFGHEKGSFTGATGTRKGYFEVADGGTLFLDEVGELPLSTQARLLRVLESGEFIKVGSSKVEKSNVRVVAATNLDMVKAVEIGKFREDLYYRLNSVPIRIPPLRDRKEDIPLLFRKFAGDCSEKYMMPPITLSEDGREMLKNYRWPGNVRQLKNITEQVSIIEQERMITTDILQKYLPYNEVGMLPVSVSQIQGREHKLFANEREILYQVLFDMKKDITDLKQAVKSIMKDSSHVQHSASFDSSSSDIHQSSIITNDNKRVSVPMKYEVVPQKISIDEPDKNDIQEATEYEEAALSISEVEKEMIAKALERHNGKRKLAANDLGISERTLYRKIKEYNL
- the folP gene encoding dihydropteroate synthase, which gives rise to MKKGRMKKTINIKGELIDLSTPLVMGIVNITPDSFFSGSRKNSETEIIERCHQILEEGGTIIDIGAQSTTPASSFLTANEEAGRLMPALKLVRNEFPDAIISVDTFHADVAKQSVEKYGVNIINDISGGQIDSRMFPVVAELNVPYILMHMRGVPQTMQQFTDYENFIQEILYYFSERKAKLNLLGVNDIIIDPGFGFSKTLSQNYELMAYLKYFHIFEEPILVGISRKSMIYKLLQSTPEGSLNGTSVLNTVALLSGASFLRVHDVKEAVECIRIVGKIAEFDT
- a CDS encoding tetratricopeptide repeat protein is translated as MQKEDLYTLISNPGTLDIATLDKLEEVINEYPYFQTSRLLLTKNLKVTDNERYNEELGRTAILCADRKRLFYHIFNDDYKGLMANQKKPDCETGDRTEELLESFLSSLSKSKPSQSCIDDAELNIVSTDYLSYLNHLGVNMVTEQAKGQKLQHHDIIDAFIEKAENDAIFIPGEKVPDSIALSSGSENEDEDETGEFLTETLAKIYIKQKKYEQALTIIKRVSLNFPKKSAYFADQIRFLELLIINDNKKNK
- the lptE gene encoding LPS assembly lipoprotein LptE produces the protein MKQSIYILILLFALNSCKISYSFRTASIDYNLTKTLYIGHFINQAPLVYPPLEQRFNEEMKDMFTRNTRLQLVDRNGDMEIEGEIVGYELTPLAVQEDAFASETRLTMTVRMRFRNNKTDAPEVEERFSANRTFPSNTLFDTVQDQLIKELTDEIIDQIFNATMANW